A stretch of Spirosoma oryzicola DNA encodes these proteins:
- the rny gene encoding ribonuclease Y, with protein MDIPLWLAVFAVLAGGGIGLLIGRRTMASDHAKREQEAEEKAASILKNAELQAETIKKDRMLEAKEKYLKLKAEFEENTNQKRNLLLQNETKLKQREQQLNQQADQQRNRENELNQQRNELAQQKNSVAQQVEALNRRREDVDRRQQEAERMLADQVAQLEKIAGLSADQAREQLIDTLKAEAETRASSFIKNIVEEAKLTATKEAKKVVIETIQRTATEHAIENCVSVFNIESDDVKGKVIGREGRNIRALEAATGVEIIVDDTPEAIIISGFDPVRREIARLSLHRLVQDGRIHPARIEEIVAKTRKNIEDEIVEIGERTVIDLGIHGLHPELIKMVGRMRFRSSYGQNLLQHSREVAKLCATMAAELGLNAKLAKRAGLLHDIGKVWPEEAELPHAILGMELAKKYKENPEVINAIGAHHDEIEMTSMISPIVQVCDAVSGSRPGARREMMESYIKRLKELEELAGNFPGVTKCYAIQAGRELRIMVDADHVSDERAGVLSYEISQKIEKEMQYPGQIKVTVIREMRAVAYAK; from the coding sequence ATGGATATCCCACTTTGGTTAGCCGTCTTTGCCGTCCTCGCGGGTGGCGGGATTGGGCTACTGATCGGTCGCCGGACAATGGCGAGTGATCATGCCAAACGCGAACAGGAAGCGGAAGAAAAAGCCGCTTCTATATTGAAGAATGCCGAACTGCAAGCCGAAACCATCAAGAAGGATCGGATGCTCGAAGCAAAAGAAAAGTACCTTAAGTTAAAAGCTGAATTTGAAGAGAACACCAATCAGAAACGAAATCTACTTCTTCAGAACGAAACAAAACTTAAACAACGCGAACAGCAACTGAACCAACAGGCGGATCAGCAACGTAACCGTGAAAACGAATTAAATCAACAGCGGAACGAGCTTGCACAGCAGAAAAATAGTGTAGCGCAGCAGGTTGAAGCTCTCAACCGACGCCGGGAAGATGTTGACCGCCGTCAGCAGGAAGCAGAACGCATGTTGGCCGATCAGGTAGCGCAACTCGAAAAAATAGCCGGTCTCTCCGCTGATCAGGCGCGTGAACAACTGATTGATACGCTAAAGGCCGAAGCAGAAACGCGAGCGTCATCGTTCATCAAAAATATTGTCGAGGAAGCTAAACTAACGGCTACCAAAGAAGCCAAAAAGGTGGTTATCGAAACCATCCAACGGACGGCTACCGAACACGCTATTGAAAACTGCGTTTCCGTATTTAACATTGAATCGGACGACGTAAAAGGTAAAGTAATTGGCCGCGAAGGCCGTAACATCCGGGCGCTGGAAGCCGCTACCGGCGTTGAAATCATTGTTGACGATACTCCCGAAGCCATTATTATCTCCGGATTCGATCCGGTTCGTCGCGAGATAGCCCGCTTATCGCTACACCGGCTCGTGCAGGACGGTCGTATTCACCCGGCCCGCATTGAAGAAATTGTTGCCAAAACCCGAAAAAATATTGAAGACGAGATCGTGGAAATTGGCGAACGTACCGTCATTGATCTCGGTATCCACGGTCTTCACCCCGAACTGATCAAGATGGTGGGTCGGATGCGTTTCCGGTCCAGCTACGGTCAAAACCTCCTTCAGCACTCCCGCGAAGTGGCTAAACTCTGCGCTACGATGGCTGCCGAGTTGGGCCTCAATGCGAAACTAGCCAAACGCGCCGGACTGCTCCATGATATCGGTAAAGTTTGGCCCGAAGAAGCCGAATTGCCCCACGCCATTCTGGGCATGGAGCTGGCTAAAAAATACAAAGAGAATCCAGAAGTCATCAATGCCATCGGCGCTCACCACGACGAGATTGAGATGACCAGCATGATTTCGCCTATTGTGCAGGTTTGTGACGCGGTTTCCGGGTCACGTCCTGGTGCTCGTCGGGAGATGATGGAATCGTACATCAAACGGCTCAAAGAACTGGAAGAACTGGCTGGTAATTTCCCCGGCGTTACGAAATGCTACGCAATTCAGGCTGGTCGTGAACTACGCATTATGGTCGATGCGGATCACGTTTCGGATGAGCGGGCAGGTGTATTGTCATACGAGATTTCGCAGAAGATCGAAAAAGAAATGCAGTATCCCGGCCAGATCAAAGTAACTGTTATTCGAGAAATGCGGGCAGTAGCCTACGCTAAATAA
- a CDS encoding cell division protein ZapA, with protein MVQSEPTAAMEELSIRVKIADRSYKLFVESESESIVREAAKLLQDELKQYRDMGISDTQDALARIAFDCLITKLRGERQVQRLQQMVFDKITQLDQVVTPAITT; from the coding sequence ATGGTCCAATCTGAGCCGACTGCAGCGATGGAAGAACTGTCTATTCGCGTAAAAATTGCCGACCGGTCCTACAAGTTGTTTGTAGAATCGGAGTCGGAATCAATCGTGCGTGAGGCCGCCAAACTTCTTCAGGACGAACTGAAGCAATACCGCGACATGGGTATTAGCGACACGCAGGACGCTCTGGCGAGGATAGCTTTCGATTGCCTGATTACCAAGCTCAGAGGAGAACGACAAGTGCAACGATTACAACAGATGGTGTTTGACAAAATAACTCAGTTAGATCAGGTCGTCACGCCGGCCATAACCACATAA